In Alosa sapidissima isolate fAloSap1 chromosome 4, fAloSap1.pri, whole genome shotgun sequence, the following are encoded in one genomic region:
- the LOC121707910 gene encoding uncharacterized protein LOC121707910 isoform X1 encodes MGASWTRSFRKEFQVKKLPLFPATLELLLEPRWYLPPWVWLLYRLSALVYTLAWCIHSGLLFASPKWLILLCHLTYCILGVYYLIALVNLIAMLVCIRCFCRREVKKKSSVRLCVPDSLDTSEGAPHTESSRLWVEQWTLLRLTPPPLALSLRLQWLLQVVVSTFSLTVSVLYWSINYPVSHHPIRPFSINLHVVNSAQVLLELFLSATPVHLVHYVYLLAAGVLYLLFVLVFWLGGFTNMNGQPYVYRVLDFGGNPVLATLCTLGFSLVCLPLFHFVLWNVHLLRERLARGPRGRRFALRREAWWWGNVGGLSPFLTAAPDPEVLVFASREGEPQLLRALSHGYCSMTTESPANGHSSVSA; translated from the exons ATGGGAGCCAGCTGGACACGAAGCTTTAGGAAAGAGTTCCAGGTGAAGAAGCTTCCTCTTTTTCCAGCTACACTTGAACTCTTACTTGAACCTCGG tGGTACCTCCCTCCTTGGGTCTGGCTCCTGTACCGGCTCTCAGCGCTGGTCTACACGCTGGCCTGGTGCATCCATTCTGGCCTGCTATTTGCCTCCCCCAAATGGCTGATCCTGTTGTGTCACCTGACCTACTGCATTCTGGGAGTATATTACCTCATCGCACTGGTTAACCTCATTGCCATGCTGGTTTGCATCAGGTGCTTCTGCAGACGGGAGGTTAAAAAGAAGAGCTCAG TTCGCCTTTGCGTTCCAGACAGTTTGGACACCTCAGAGGGGGCCCCCCACACGGAGTCCTCCCGTCTCTGGGTTGAGCAGTGGACATTGCTTCGCCTCACACCTCCTCCACTGGCTCTTTCGCTCCGCCTGCAGTGGCTCCTGCAGGTCGTTGTGAGCACCTTCTCCCTCACGGTGTCCGTCCTCTACTGGTCCATCAACTACCCCGTGTCCCACCACCCAATCAGGCCCTTCAGCATCAACCTCCACGTGGTCAACAGCGCTCAGGTTCTCCTGGAGCTCTTCCTGTCCGCCACACCTGTGCACCTGGTCCATTACGTCTACCTGCTGGCAGCCGGGGTTCTCTACCTGCTCTTTGTCCTGGTCTTCTGGTTGGGGGGCTTCACCAACATGAACGGGCAGCCGTACGTGTACCGCGTGCTGGACTTCGGGGGTAACCCGGTCCTCGCCACCCTCTGCACGCTGGGGTTCAGTCTGGTCTGCCTGCCCCTGTTCCACTTCGTCCTGTGGAACGTGCACCTCCTGAGGGAGCGGCTGGCCCGCGGGCCCAGAGGCAGAAGGTTTGCCCTGAGGAGGGAGGCCTGGTGGTGGGGCAATGTGGGAGGTTTGTCACCTTTCCTCACGGCCGCTCCAGACCCTGAGGTGCTGGTCTTTGCAAGCAGAGAAGGAGAGCCACAGCTCCTTAGAGCGTTGTCCCATGGCTATTGCAGCATGACCACTGAGTCACCAGCTAATGGTCACAGCTCCGTCAGTGCCTAA
- the LOC121707910 gene encoding uncharacterized protein LOC121707910 isoform X2: protein MGASWTRSFRKEFQVKKLPLFPATLELLLEPRWYLPPWVWLLYRLSALVYTLAWCIHSGLLFASPKWLILLCHLTYCILGVYYLIALVNLIAMLVCIRCFCRREVKKKSSDSLDTSEGAPHTESSRLWVEQWTLLRLTPPPLALSLRLQWLLQVVVSTFSLTVSVLYWSINYPVSHHPIRPFSINLHVVNSAQVLLELFLSATPVHLVHYVYLLAAGVLYLLFVLVFWLGGFTNMNGQPYVYRVLDFGGNPVLATLCTLGFSLVCLPLFHFVLWNVHLLRERLARGPRGRRFALRREAWWWGNVGGLSPFLTAAPDPEVLVFASREGEPQLLRALSHGYCSMTTESPANGHSSVSA, encoded by the exons ATGGGAGCCAGCTGGACACGAAGCTTTAGGAAAGAGTTCCAGGTGAAGAAGCTTCCTCTTTTTCCAGCTACACTTGAACTCTTACTTGAACCTCGG tGGTACCTCCCTCCTTGGGTCTGGCTCCTGTACCGGCTCTCAGCGCTGGTCTACACGCTGGCCTGGTGCATCCATTCTGGCCTGCTATTTGCCTCCCCCAAATGGCTGATCCTGTTGTGTCACCTGACCTACTGCATTCTGGGAGTATATTACCTCATCGCACTGGTTAACCTCATTGCCATGCTGGTTTGCATCAGGTGCTTCTGCAGACGGGAGGTTAAAAAGAAGAGCTCAG ACAGTTTGGACACCTCAGAGGGGGCCCCCCACACGGAGTCCTCCCGTCTCTGGGTTGAGCAGTGGACATTGCTTCGCCTCACACCTCCTCCACTGGCTCTTTCGCTCCGCCTGCAGTGGCTCCTGCAGGTCGTTGTGAGCACCTTCTCCCTCACGGTGTCCGTCCTCTACTGGTCCATCAACTACCCCGTGTCCCACCACCCAATCAGGCCCTTCAGCATCAACCTCCACGTGGTCAACAGCGCTCAGGTTCTCCTGGAGCTCTTCCTGTCCGCCACACCTGTGCACCTGGTCCATTACGTCTACCTGCTGGCAGCCGGGGTTCTCTACCTGCTCTTTGTCCTGGTCTTCTGGTTGGGGGGCTTCACCAACATGAACGGGCAGCCGTACGTGTACCGCGTGCTGGACTTCGGGGGTAACCCGGTCCTCGCCACCCTCTGCACGCTGGGGTTCAGTCTGGTCTGCCTGCCCCTGTTCCACTTCGTCCTGTGGAACGTGCACCTCCTGAGGGAGCGGCTGGCCCGCGGGCCCAGAGGCAGAAGGTTTGCCCTGAGGAGGGAGGCCTGGTGGTGGGGCAATGTGGGAGGTTTGTCACCTTTCCTCACGGCCGCTCCAGACCCTGAGGTGCTGGTCTTTGCAAGCAGAGAAGGAGAGCCACAGCTCCTTAGAGCGTTGTCCCATGGCTATTGCAGCATGACCACTGAGTCACCAGCTAATGGTCACAGCTCCGTCAGTGCCTAA